One genomic window of Struthio camelus isolate bStrCam1 chromosome 1, bStrCam1.hap1, whole genome shotgun sequence includes the following:
- the PCDH20 gene encoding protocadherin-20 has protein sequence MGPPGSRGSTSARGSLQHLILFLLFLGPFNCFASYSRATELFYSLNEGLPAGVLIGSLARDLQLPTADGQRPPVLQPPLSFTLASRGLGGQYVRLDNRSGELHTSALEIDREALCVESSGATIIGGAAAASSSSSPSPESCLLLLDVLVLPQEYFRLVKVKIAIRDVNDNAPHFPVPHIRLSVPENAPVNTRLAIEHPALDPDMGTNSVQTYRLRDNYGVFTLDVEENESGERTPYLIVMGALDREAREEYVTVIIAEDGGTPPLVGSATLTIGISDINDNCPQFNDSQVNITVYGNSTLGTHVVTVHAIDMDLGSNAQITYSYSQKVPQASRDLFHLDESTGVITLSSKVDGDTPRLHRLIILGNGPGCIPAVITVLVTIIKVMMRPPEVVPRFIANEVEGVVYLKELEPINTPIAFFTIKDPDEKYKVDCYLDGDGPFRLSPYKPYNNEYLLETTKPLDYETQQLYEISVVAWNSEGFHVNKIIKVQVLDDNDNSPVFSHQLIELSIEENNVPNAFLTKLHATDADSGERGEVSYFLGPDAPSYFSLDKTTGVLTVSTQLDREEKEKYRYTVKAVDSGFPPRESIATVAITVLDKNDNSPRFINKDFSFFVPENFPGFGEIGVISVTDADAGQNGWVALSVVNGSDIFVIDTGKGVLRAKVPLDREQQSSYVLWIEAVDGGDPALSSTAKITILLLDINDNPPLVLFPQSNMSYLLVLPSTLPGSPITEVYAVDKDTGMNAVIAYSIIGRRGPRPESFRIDPKTGNITLEESLMQNDYGLYRLLVKVSDHGYPEPLHSTVMVNLFVNDTVSNESYIESLLRKEPDINIEEKQPQISIEPAHKKVESASCMPTLVALSVISLGSITLVTGMGIYICLRKGKKHHRTDENLEVQIPLNGRINLHMLEKKPMEISNI, from the exons ATGGGGCCCCCGGGCAGCCGCGGCAGCACCAGCGCCCGCGGTAGCCTGCAG cacttgatcctcttcctgctcttcctcgGACCTTTCAACTGCTTCGCCAGTTACAGCCGTGCCACCGAGCTCTTCTACAGCCTCAACGAggggctgcctgctggggtgcTCATTGGCAGCCTGGCCCGTGATCTGCAGCTGCCAACAGCTGACGGGCAGCGCCCCCCAGTCCTCCAGCCCCCGCTCTCCTTCACTCTGGCCTCCCGTGGCCTGGGGGGCCAGTACGTGCGGCTGGACAACCGCTCTGGAGAGCTGCACACCTCAGCCTTGGAGATCGACCGGGAAGCTCTCTGTGTGGAGAGCAGCGGGGCCACCATCATCGGGGGAGcagccgctgcctcctcctcctcgtcacCCTCACCTGAGTCatgtctgctgctgctggacgTGCTGGTGCTGCCACAGGAGTACTTCCGCCTGGTGAAGGTGAAGATCGCTATCCGGGATGTCAACGACAATGCACCGCACTTCCCTGTGCCCCACATCCGCCTTTCTGTGCCCGAGAACGCACCTGTGAACACCCGCCTGGCCATTGAGCATCCTGCCCTCGACCCCGACATGGGCACCAACAGTGTTCAGACGTACCGCCTGCGAGATAACTATGGTGTCTTCACCCTGGACGTGGAGGAGAATGAAAGCGGGGAGAGGACCCCTTACTTGATCGTCATGGGGGCTCTGGAcagggaggccagggaggagtATGTCACAGTCATCAttgctgaggacggggggacccCTCCGCTTGTGGGCAGTGCCACCCTTACCATTGGCATCAGCGACATCAATGACAACTGCCCCCAGTTCAATGACTCTCAGGTCAACATCACAGTTTATGGGAATTCCACCCTAGGGACACACGTGGTCACTGTCCACGCCATAGACATGGACCTCGGATCGAATGCCCAGATTACCTACTCCTACAGTCAAAAGGTCCCCCAGGCATCCAGAGACTTGTTCCATCTGGACGAAAGCACAGGAGTCATCACACTCTCCAGTAAGGTTGATGGGGACACTCCAAGGCTCCACAGGCTGATCATACTGGGCAATGGTCCTGGTTGTATCCCTGCAGTGATCACAGTGCTAGTGACCATCATCAAAGTCATGATGAGGCCACCTGAAGTTGTCCCTCGTTTCATAGCTAATGAAGTGGAGGGGGTGGTGTACTTGAAGGAACTGGAGCCTATCAACACACCAATAGCATTTTTTACCATCAAAGACCCTGATGAAAAATACAAAGTTGACTGCTATTTGGATGGTGACGGGCCTTTCAGACTGTCACCGTACAAGCCATACAACAATGAATACTTATTAGAGACCACAAAGCCTTTGGACTATGAGACTCAGCAGCTGTATGAAATATCAGTAGTCGCGTGGAACTCGGAAGGGTTTCATGTCAACAAAATAATCAAAGTACAGGTTCTGGATGACAATGACAACTCACCAGTTTTCTCTCACCAGCTAATAGAATTATCCATTGAGGAGAACAATGTTCCCAATGCTTTCTTGACCAAACTGCATGCTACAGATGCTGAcagtggagaaagaggagaagTGTCCTATTTTTTAGGGCCTGATGccccttcctatttttctttagatAAAACCACAGGAGTTCTTACAGTTTCCACCCAGctggacagagaagaaaaagagaaatatagaTATACTGTCAAAGCAGTAGATTCTGGATTTCCTCCAAGAGAATCAATAGCAACTGTCGCCATCACTGTATTGGATAAAAATGACAATAGTCCAAGATTTATCAATAAGGATTTCAGCTTTTTCGTACCAGAAAATTTTCCAGGGTTTGGTGAAATTGGAGTTATCAGTGTCACAGATGCTGACGCAGGGCAAAATGGATGGGTTGCCCTTTCAGTTGTGAACGGAAGTGATATTTTTGTCATAGATACTGGCAAAGGGGTTTTGAGAGCTAAAGTCCCCCTTGACAGGGAGCAGCAAAGCTCCTATGTTCTGTGGATTGAAGCAGTTGATGGTGGTGATCCTGCCCTGTCCTCTACTGCAAAAATAACTATTCTTCTTCTGGACATAAATGACAACCCTCCTCTGGTCTTGTTTCCTCAATCTAATATGTCTTATTTGTTGGTACTTCCTTCTACTCTTCCTGGCTCTCCCATCACTGAGGTCTATGCTGTTGATAAGGACACTGGCATGAATGCAGTCATAGCCTACAGCATCATAGGAAGGAGAGGCCCTCGACCGGAGTCGTTTCGGATTGATCCTAAAACTGGTAACATCACCTTGGAAGAGTCACTGATGCAAAATGACTATGGCCTCTATCGGTTGCTTGTAAAAGTTAGTGATCACGGTTACCCAGAACCCCTCCATTCCACTGTCATGGTGAACCTCTTTGTCAATGACACTGTTAGCAATGAGAGCTATATCGAAAGTTTGTTAAGAAAGGAGCCTGACATCAATATAGAAGAAAAGCAGCCACAAATATCCATAGAGCCTGCACATAAAAAAGTGGAGTCAGCATCCTGCATGCCTACTCTAGTAGCTCTGTCAGTAATAAGCTTGGGTTCAATCACCTTAGTAACTGGCATGGGCATTTACATCTGtctaagaaaagggaaaaagcatcACAGAACAGACGAAAACTTGGAAGTACAAATCCCATTAAATGGAAGAATTAACCTGCACATGTTGGAAAAGAAACCAATGGAGATTTCTAACATTTGA